A region from the Fusarium musae strain F31 chromosome 1, whole genome shotgun sequence genome encodes:
- a CDS encoding hypothetical protein (antiSMASH:Cluster_1.4), with protein sequence MDCSESKLKRLVSLEEVEFDADIAGPGVLAAFLVTSLIALAALILAFLTLSVPEGLLNSGDAVIAAGARRTYHQLRAKFPKTKRAKVVESKTERTHAFMAFMIAISDQILVSQASILIAALIIHDDITIYSANIVIALGCLASTVHLGSFPFYIDRIKNHSFAKLIRVLAMVTGSGMLVFMLVVQLSYTWDMESHVYFTCTLHDYRISDGFVTGTFVPIAVLYGTYEIVQLLYREQPVDDKSNGPDSKGRTPVARRNRPDFDDQQAPNHEGIELQTLARLEDQTIPESHQEHSDIEVESQTIVTMLQLISDSNIEMTTENEMEYQHQRSALLKPKVAKIKLKELLKEIRESKREQLLNRWQKLEALTILTSNAGSPSRIRHLVILTAETWAFHQCRGSFAWRLFWLWSGNVYGIVTIFTSRAITTGMSGNPNKMGFGQVVPLTLLALPIFAAMESHAGNVYLSLYSWVLSDNRARL encoded by the exons ATGGACTGTTCTGAGTCAAAGCTGAAAAGGCTTGTTTCTCTTGAAGAGGTCGAATTTGACGCTGATATCGCTGGGCCAGGA GTACTAGCTGCTTTCCTAGTCACGTCGTTGATAGCATTAGCTGCCCTAATTCTCGCTTTTCTTACGCTTTCAGTACCTGAGGGTCTTCTAAACTCCGGAGATGCCGTGATCGCTGCTGGGGCGCGCCGGACTTACCACCAACTAAGGGCCAAATTCCCCAAGACCAAACGGGCCAAGGTTGTCGAAAGTAAAACCGAGCGGACTCACGCCTTCATGGCCTTCATGATTGCTATAAGTGATCAGATACTTGTCTCCCAGGCCTCCATCTTAATCGCAGCTCTCATTATTCACGACGACATCACCATTTATTCCGCCAACATTGTGATCGCCCTAGGGTGTCTCGCATCGACGGTTCACTTGGGTAGTTTCCCATTCTACATAGACCGTATCAAAAACCATAGCTTCGCCAAACTCATTCGTGTCCTCGCTATGGTTACCGGCTCGGGGATGCTTGTCTTCATGCTCGTTGTGCAACTATCATACACCTGGGATATGGAGAGCCACGTCTATTTTACTTGCACACTACATGATTATCGGATAAGTGATGGTTTCGTCACGGGGACTTTTGTTCCAATAGCAGTACTTTATGGAACGTATGAGATTGTTCAGCTTCTGTATCGCGAACAGCCAGTCGATGACAAGTCTAATGGACCTGATTCTAAAGGAAGAACCCCTGTTGCACGACGAAATCGGCCAGACTTCGATGATCAGCAGGCCCCAAACCATGAGGGTATCGAACTTCAAACGCTTGCCAGGCTAGAAGATCAAACCATTCCAGAGAGTCATCAGGAGCATAGCGATATAGAAGTCGAAAGTCAGACGATCGTTACCATGTTGCAGCTGATCTCGGATAGCAACATAGAGATGACGACAGAAAACGAGATGGAGTATCAACATCAAAGATCCGCGCTATTGAAGCCGAAGGTCGCAAAGATCAAACTTAAAGAgctacttaaagaaataagagaGTCCAAACGGGAGCAACTCCTGAACAGATGGCAGAAGCTCGAAGCTCTTACGATCTTGACCTCGAATGCAGGATCACCTAGCAGGATTAGACACCTTGTCATATTGACAGCAGAAACATGGGCATTCCACCAATGTCGCGGGTCCTTCGCCTGGAGATTGTTCTGGCTCTGGTCAGGCAATGTCTACGGGATCGTGACAATTTTCACTTCGCGCGCTATAACAACAGGCATGTCAGGCAATCCTAACAAGATGGGATTCGGCCAGGTTGTGCCATTGACTCTGCTTGCGCTCCCGATATTTGCGGCTATGGAGAGCCACGCCGGTAACGTGTACTTATCACTCTATTCCTGGGTACTCTCTGACAATAGGGCCAGATTAtaa
- a CDS encoding putative NRPS-like protein biosynthetic cluster (antiSMASH:Cluster_1.4~SMCOG1002:AMP-dependent synthetase and ligase): MTMRANIEHHDAPVSGGASNKANNAIEKSQINSESDVKHHVLIDLIHEIATNDPDRVFTYTPSSSDTQDGWKPVTHLHLANAVDYLAHDISKTVAKSSDDEVPTVAYIGPNDFRYTAILLACVKAGCKALFISPRNTPAVQLSLFETTDCRYLYTIESFKSAMQSCLDQRTMEVAMIESIDTLLNVTPKPFPYSRTVEQARWDPLVVLHTSGSTGVPKPVFLKQGILYALEDYLTLPNFHGSPYTFNEWAERASKIFMGMPMYHAAGTYLPLTFIYTGLSAVMPFPNQPLNVDTAMDYLKHSGADGAMLPPSVVDELAATEEGTEALAKLKLLITGGGSLSTEAGNMLAERGVVLRNVISSTDPQDPKLWRYFIFNSEVMGIVWQRHDSNEYELVVRRKASDPDNQGCFYNFPELSEWRTSDIFEPHPTLKDHWLYKGRADDIIVFSNGEKLNPVTIEGIVSDHPLVKSALVVGQKMFQAALIIEPVAEAQPKDDTEAKALLDKVWPTIEKANAETVTHGRIAANFVAFADPALPFARADKGTVQRGKTVNLYADFISALYEKAEMLGVGDGPAIALDLSDDDTLTGSIIDLFVTKLGVEKLEPDTDFFSVGVDSLQVMTATNLLRGALHRAGVDTSPITPRIIYRNPTAKVLAKYIRSLRSGASDDDEETQEINQIKAQVAKYTKNLPVPRTGKQAPLDDGQTVIVTGTTGSLGAYMLDQLCRLESVKKIISLNRSDDGGISRQPSINEYRGLTTDFSKVEFLHANLSLPDFGLGQSKYDSLLADVDRVIHNAWPVNFKFTMSSFESHVRGVRHLVDFSSAASKNVPIIFISSIGTVDRWSSPDAVHEEALHDLSLPSMAYGRSKLAASLILDAAAEQSGVPTVSVRVGQIAGSRGEKVYLGVLPDHLGGQQEIAWTPIEDIAGLILDVAGITVQKSISEISGYFHGVNPATTSWSDIAPAVKDFYGNRMKVVSVEKWVEKLEASSKEENVDFDKNPGVKLLDSYRGLYAGGKDAQPVKHGMERTTSHSPTMRELGPITPELMRNWCRQWGF, from the exons ATGACTATGCGAGCTAATATCGAACACCACGATGCCCCCGTTTCAGGTGGTGCGTCAAACAAAGCCAATAATGCCATTGAGAAAAGTCAGATCAACAGCGAGTCGGACGTCAAACATCATGTATTGATCGACCTCATCCACGAGATTGCCACAAACGATCCTGATCGAGTTTTTACCTACACTCCATCATCCTCTGATACTCAGGATGGTTGGAAGCCAGTAACCCACCTCCACCTCGCCAACGCTGTCGATTACCTCGCCCACGACATCTCCAAAACCGTTGCCAAATCCTCAGACGACGAGGTTCCTACAGTCGCATATATCGGCCCCAACGACTTTCGATACACGGCCATTCTACTTGCTTGCGTCAAAGCAGGTTGCAAGGCCCTTTTCATCTCTCCACGAAACACCCCCGCCGTTCAGCTCTCCCTCTTCGAAACTACGGATTGTCGATACCTCTATACAATCGAGTCGTTCAAATCGGCCATGCAGTCCTGCCTCGATCAACGAACAATGGAAGTTGCCATGATAGAGAGTATCGACACCCTCCTTAACGTGACTCCCAAGCCTTTTCCATACAGTCGAACTGTCGAACAGGCCCGATGGGACCCCCTTGTTGTTCTTCACACAAGCGGTTCCACTGGAGTCCCCAAGCCCGTCTTCCTGAAACAAGGAATTCTGTACGCCTTGGAAGATTATCTCACCCTACCCAACTTCCATGGTTCTCCCTATACCTTCAATGAATGGGCCGAACGGGCGAGCAAGATCTTTATGGGGATGCCCATGTATCATGCTGCAGGAACGTATCTCCCTCTAACATTCATATACACTGGTCTCTCTGCGGTTATGCCGTTTCCCAATCAGCCTTTGAATGTTGATACAGCCATGGACTACTTGAAGCACAGTGGTGCTGATGGTGCAATGCTGCCCCCCTCCGTTGTCGATGAGTTGGCAGCTACTGAAGAGGGTACGGAGGCTCTGGCCAAGCTCAAACTCCTTATTACTGGCGGCG GGAGCCTGTCGACCGAAGCCGGGAATATGTTGGCAGAGAGGGGTGTCGTCTTGAGGAACGTGATTTCATCAACTGA TCCCCAAGACCCCAAGCTATGGCGATACTTCATCTTTAACTCTGAAGTTATGGGTATTGTCTGGCAACGCCATGACTCGAATGAGTATGAGCTTGTGGTCCGTCGCAAGGCATCGGATCCCGACAACCAAGGTTGTTTCTACAATTTTCCCGAATTGTCCGAGTGGCGTACCAGCGACATCTTTGAACCTCATCCAACGCTCAAGGATCACTGGCTATACAAAGGTCGGGCCGACGACATCATTGTATTTTCCAATGGCGAGAAACTGAATCCAGTCACCATCGAGGGTATCGTATCGGACCATCCTCTCGTCAAGTCAGCCCTTGTCGTCGGCCAGAAAATGTTTCAGGCAGCTCTCATCATTGAGCCCGTCGCGGAGGCTCAGCCGAAGGACGACACCGAGGCGAAGGCTCTTCTCGATAAGGTTTGGCCCACGATCGAGAAAGCCAATGCTGAGACCGTTACGCATGGACGAATTGCCGCGAACTTTGTTGCTTTTGCCGATCCTGCTTTACCGTTTGCCCGCGCTGATAAGGGGACTGTGCAGCGTGGTAAAACTGTCAACCTGTACGCCGACTTCATTTCGGCTTTGtatgagaaggctgagatgcttggagttggagatggtcCAGCTATCGCCCTTGACTTGAGTGACGACGACACTTTGACTGGCTCTATCATCGATCTTTTCGTTACCAAGCTTGGAGTTGAGAAGCTCGAACCGGATACAGACTTCTTCTCCGTCGGTGTTGACTCCTTGCAAGTCATGACTGCAACCAATTTGCTGCGGGGTGCCCTACATAGAGCTGGCGTTGATACTTCCCCAATTACACCTCGAATCATCTATCGCAACCCTACAGCAAAGGTGCTGGCTAAGTATATCCGGTCCTTGAGAAGTGGAGccagcgacgacgacgaagagacGCAGGAGATCAATCAGATCAAGGCACAGGTCGCAAAGTATACCAAGAACCTCCCAGTGCCCAGGACTGGAAAGCAGGCGCCTCTGGACGACGGCCAAACAGTCATCGTCACGGGTACAACAGGTTCTTTGGGAGCTTACATGCTTGACCAGCTCTGCCGTTTAGAGTCTGTCAAGAAGATAATTTCTCTCAACAGGAGTGACGATGGCGGCATATCTCGACAGCCTTCGATCAACGAGTACCGTGGCTTGACAACAGATTTCTCCAAAGTCGAGTTTCTCCACGCCAACCTATCGCTTCCCGATTTTGGCTTGGGCCAGTCCAAGTACGATTCTCTTCTTGCCGACGTCGATCGTGTTATTCACAACGCTTGGCCTGTGAACTTTAAGTTCACCATGTCTTCGTTTGAAAGCCATGTCCGAGGTGTACGACACCTCGTCGATTTCTCTTCTGCAGCTTCCAAGAACGTACCTATCATCTTCATTTCGTCCATTGGCACTGTTGATAGATGGTCCTCGCCTGATGCTGTGCATGAGGAGGCGTTGCATGATCTTTCCTTGCCTAGTATGGCCTACGGACGATCCAAGCTCGCTGCGAGTCTCATACTCGACGCAGCTGCAGAGCAATCCGGCGTCCCGACCGTTTCGGTGAGAGTTGGACAAATTGCGGGTtcgagaggagagaagg TCTATCTTGGAGTCCTGCCTGACCATCTCGGTGGGCAACAGGAGATAGCTTGGACTCCCATTGAGGATATTGCAGGGCTTATTCTCGATGTTGCGGGCATCACGGTTCAGAAGTCTATCTCTGAGATCTCTGGATACTTCCATGGCGTCAACCCTGCTACTACCAGTTGGTCCGACATTGCTCCGGCAGTTAAAGACTTCTACGGCAACAGGATGAAGGTGGTGAGTGTTGAAAAATGGGTTGAGAAGTTGGAAGCTAGTTCGAAAGAGGAGAATGTGGACTTTGATAAGAACCCTGGCGTTAAGCTTTTGGATTCTTATCGTGGATTATACGCTGGAGGCAAGGATGCTCAGCCGGTTAAGCACGGGATGGAGAGGACCACGAGCCATAGTCCAACAATGAGGGAGCTTGGACCGATTACACCCGAGCTCATGAGGAACTGGTGCCGCCAATGGGGATTTTAG
- a CDS encoding hypothetical protein (EggNog:ENOG41~antiSMASH:Cluster_1.4), which translates to MGRVAVAGGSSGLGRTMVDALEAAKTHDYIVLSRKATGPETRAVDYSNIDALTSLLESEQVDTVISMLPIDSDDSGQAQLNLIEGADRSKCTKRFLPSEFGMVYAKDNIAHVPSYQWKLKAVEVLEKTNLEFSLVSIGLFLDYWAAPRIPTYIRAANIIIDPENNAAVIPGDGNTPVVFTHSTDAAKYTVALLNITNWKRRYAIVTNRMTLNEAVKLAEEVKGAKFDVKYFSVEQMRNGENDLTPSMKKALPEEMHGGMKAILALSGIGMATGSNDIQEIDDLVAKFPDIKPVTVKDVWEAWK; encoded by the exons ATGGGCAGAGTCGCTGTCGCTGGTGGTTCGTCCGGTTTGGGCCGTACAATGGTCGATGCCCTCGAGGCAGCGAAGACTCACGACTACATCGTCCTATCGCGAAAGGCTACTGGACCTGAAACACGAGCTGTCGACTACTCTAATATCGATGCTTTGACCTCGCTTCTTGAATCTGAGCAGGTTGACACGGTTATATCAATGCTTCCGATCGATAGTGATGATAGCGGACAAGCTCAGCTGAATCTCATCGAAGGGGCGGACCGATCGAAATGCACTAAGCGATTCTTGCCGAGTGAATTTGGTATGGTCTACGCCAAAGA CAACATCGCCCATGTCCCTTCCTACCAATGGAAGCTGAAAGCAGTAGAAGTTCTTGAAAAGACCAACCTCGAGTTCTCACTCGTCTCAATTGGTCTGTTCCTAGACTACTGGGCCGCTCCACGTATACCCACCTATATCCGCGCAGCAAACATAATCATCGACCCTGAAAACAACGCAGCAGTAATTCCCGGAGACGGAAATACCCCAGTTGTCTTTACTCACTCTACGGACGCAGCAAAGTATACCGTTGCCCTTCTTAACATTACGAATTGGAAACGCAGATACGCTATCGTCACAAATCGTATGACTCTCAATGAAGCGGTTAAGCTGgctgaggaggtcaagggCGCCAAATTTGACGTTAAATATTTCTCTGTGGAGCAGATGAGGAATGGTGAGAATGATTTGACTCCGAGTATGAAGAAGGCGTTGCCGGAAGAGATGCATGGCGGTATGAAGGCGATACTGGCCTTATCGGGAATTGGAATGGCTACAGGATCAAATGATATACAAGAGATTGATGATCTGGTGGCCAAGTTTCCAGATATCAAGCCTGTTACTGTAAAGGACGTCTGGGAAGCGTGGAAATAG
- a CDS encoding hypothetical protein (EggNog:ENOG41~antiSMASH:Cluster_1.4) translates to MAVAEKGQKPGMAKRIFLMLAPDSAKDDDGRDNFNSRSQFVLCAMGGAVGLGNLLRFPSVVFNNYGLQFFIPYAVALFLIGIPILILEITLGQAYRGGCVIAWNNVNHRAKGIGLSMVFNGFSVVGYYVPILAWAMTYFRMSFQSPLPWAGQDTTDFFNDEVVRNIPATGGADDGGGLKHYPGRGIVGETFGWCIMIWFVVWMCTFKGVGLTGRVIYITMALPLIMIGILAIRSLSLPNASDGFRLYVGTWRSESLEGPRVWQDAFGQMFFSIGVGFGYFTSYASYNNKFANAVQDAFIIALSNSAIEIISALAVMGVVGFLGINPGEVDPLSTFSSGFFYYPQALAEMPGSNFFSALFFITLVLLGLTCVFALAEVLVTLLCDTNMGLRIPRWVISTSVIVLGALTSLIYSSEFGFSVLDAVDAFVNDVALFITVFSETYMACTLYRWKDPVDQIGAISYFVFNGGYIVSIFLGLLIGHLVSAPAGAGVGFGVFIGCCIFTAFFGKTPSIPAPRFWGNNAILSRFWYAAFYSGNQLRRDLNNAILGGHSNWKIPAVWPFCLKYITGPAVALVFSFAYPKFLNNYSDDPPFIYSFVLMHMVVIFIIGAFLAPRFLNVLIPSHRLDRGDGKYDVAPQMTIDNRPIVDNGGLEGGHNDIDAAQHSASADGNSMEAADKGVFQPKDGTARFETPVEPRQ, encoded by the exons atggctgtcgCCGAAAAGGGCCAGAAGCCAGGCATGGCCAAGAGAATCTTTCTCATGCTCGCACCAGACTCAGCAAAGGATGATGACGGTCGCGATAACTTCAACTCGCGCTCGCAATTCGTCCTCTGCGCCATGGGCGGTGCGGTCGGTCTAGGAAATCTGCTGCGTTTCCCCTCTGTCGTCTTCAACAACTACGGTTTGCAGTTCTTCATCCCCTACGCCGTCgcgctcttcctcatcggtattcccatcctcatcctcgagatCACCCTCGGCCAGGCCTATCGGGGCGGTTGTGTCATCGCCTGGAACAATGTGAACCATCGCGCTAAGGGTATTGGACTGAGCATGGTTTTCAACGGCTTTAGTGTCGTTGGGTACTACGTCCCTATTCTAGCGTGGGCTATGACCTATTTCAGGATGTCGTTTCAGAGTCCGCTGCCTTGGGCTGGTCAGGATACTACGGACTTCTTTAATGATGAGGTTGTTCGCAACATTCCTGCTACGGGTGGTGCCGATGACGGCGGGGGTCTGAAGCATTATCCCGGCCGTGGCATCGTCGGCGAGACATTTGGTTGGTGTATCATGATCTGGTTCGTTGTGTGGATGTGTACCTTTAAGGGCGTCGGCCTCACCGGCCGTGTCATCTACATCACAATGGCCCTTCCCCTCATCATGATTGGTATTCTCGCCATTCGATCCCTCTCTCTTCCCAACGCCTCCGATGGCTTTAGACTCTATGTTGGCACATGGCGAAGCGAGTCACTCGAGGGTCCTCGTGTATGGCAAGATGCCTTTGGACAGATGTTCTTCTCCATTGGTGTTGGTTTCGGCTACTTCACCTCATATGCCTCTTACAACAACAAGTTTGCCAATGCTGTTCAAGATGCCTTCATCATCGCTCTCAGCAACTCTGCTATCGAGATCATATCAGCCTTGGCTGTCATGGGCGTTGTCGGCTTCCTCGGCATTAACCCCGGTGAGGTCGATCCTCTGTCCACCTTCAGCTCTGGCTTCTTCTACTACCCTCAAGCCTTGGCCGAGATGCCCGGatccaacttcttctccgccttgttcttcatcacgCTGGTTCTTCTTGGACTTACCTGTGTGTTTGCCCTCGCCGAGGTTCTGGTCACTCTTCTCTGCGATACCAATATGGGCCTGCGCATTCCTCGCTGGGTCATCTCTACCTCTGTCATTGTCCTTGGTGCCCTTACTTCACTCATCTACAGCAGTGAGTTCGGTTTCAGTGTCCTCGATGCCGTTGATGCTTTCGTCAACGATGTCgctcttttcatcactgTCTTCTCCGAGACTTACATGGCTTGTACGCTCTACCGATGGAAGGACCCTGTTGATCAGATTGGTGCTATCAGCTACTTCGTCTTCAACGGTGGCTATATCGTCTCGATTTTCCTGGGTCTCCTGATTGGTCACCTCGTAAGCGCCCCAGCCGGAGCTGGCGTTGGTTTTGGCGTCTTCATCGGCTGCTGCATCTTCACTGCCTTCTTTGGCAAGACCCCATCGATCCCTGCTCCCCGATTCTGGGGAAACAATGCTATTCTCAGCCGTTTCTGGTACGCGGCCTTCTACTCG GGCAACCAACTCCGTCGCGATCTCAACAATGCCATCCTCGGCGGTCATTCCAATTGGAAGATCCCAGCTGTATGGCCATTTTGTCTCAAATACATCACCGGTCCCGCCGTGGCTCTCGTGTTCTCCTTCGCCTACCCCAAGTTCCTCAACAACTACTCTGATGATCCTCCTTTCATCTACAGCTTCGTTCTCATGCACATggttgtcatcttcatcattggtGCATTCCTTGCCCCTCGCTTCCTCAACGTTCTCATCCCATCTCACCGTCTGGATCGTGGTGATGGAAAGTATGATGTTGCTCCTCAGATGACCATTGACAACCGCCCCATCGTTGACAACGGTGGGCTTGAGGGTGGCCACAATGACATTGATGCTGCTCAGCATAGCGCTAGTGCTGATGGAAACAGCATGGAGGCTGCCGATAAGGGTGTCTTCCAACCGAAGGATGGAACCGCGAGGTTTGAGACTCCTGTTGAGCCACGCCAGTAG
- a CDS encoding hypothetical protein (MEROPS:MER0011422~antiSMASH:Cluster_1.4) has product MTSKHPYQLLPIDERVKRVLATTPLIDGHNDLPQQPRACFHGKIHNNEKFDLENGFERGMTDIPRLKQGAVGGQFWSVCVPCLRSAENFTTPEYSDMARDAIEQIDLTLRLVESYPETFQLISGPSEVKDVYASGKIACSIGIEGLHMAGNSIGIIRAFYRLGVRYCTLTHVCNNAFADSSTSKIGPVHGGLSDLGRAAVKEMNRLGMIIDLSHVSEDCAKQVLNLSRAPVMFSHSNAKGVFDCPRNVPDHILDKVPSNGGIVMVTFVPEHVTTRRCDAKMEMVVDHLFYIANRIGWDHVGLGSDFDGIASVIPGLEDVKCYPHLLKAILDRGASEEQLAKVIGENILRVWAGVEKVRDLMKTEGVLPVEDVFKDRRWWRYDGYYQMEDPDPEDKLGLDWYGVPPPDEGLYRKE; this is encoded by the exons ATGACATCCAAGCATCCATACCAGCTGCTCCCTATCGACGAGAGAGTCAAGCGAGTTCTGGCCACGACCCCTCTTATAGACGGCCATAATGATTTACCTCAGCAGCCCAGAGCTTGCTTCCACGGCAAGATACACAATAACGAGAAATTCGATCTAGAAAATGGGTTCGAGCGTGGAATGACAGATATTCCTCGTCTCAAGCAAG GCGCCGTGGGTGGCCAATTCTGGTCCGTCTGTGTCCCTTGTCTCAGATCAGCAGAGAACTTCACCACACCGGAGTACTCAGACATGGCTCGAGATGCCATTGAGCAAATCGATCTAACTCTTCGCCTGGTCGAGTCTTATCCAGAGACATTCCAACTTATTAGTGGTCCTTCGGAAGTCAAGGATGTTTATGCCAGTGGTAAGATCGCTTGCTCGATTGGCATTGAGGGGCTTCATATGGCTGGCAACAGTATCGGTATTATAAGAGCGTTCTACAGGCTTGGGGTAAGATAT TGCACTCTCACTCACGTGTGTAATAATGCCTTTGCGGATAGCTCCACTTCAAAGATCGGACCCGTCCATGGTGGGCTTTCTGACTTAGGAAGggctgctgtcaaggagatgaATAGACTCG GCATGATTATTGATCTTTCTCACGTGTCGGAAGACTGCGCGAAACAAGTTCTCAATCTTTCCAGAGCTCCCGTCATGTTCTCTCACTCCAACGCAAAAGGAGTATTCGACTGCCCTAGAAATGTTCCTGATCATATCCTCGATAAAGTACCCTCCAATGGTGGTATCGTCATGGTCACCTTCGTCCCGGAGCATGTCACAACGCGCCGATGCGATGCCAAGATGGAAATGGTGGTCGATCATCTCTTTTACATCGCCAACCGCATTGGCTGGGATCACGTTGGTCTTGGATCTGATTTCGATGGTATTGCTAGCGTCATCCCCGGCCTTGAGGATGTAAAATGCTATCCTCATCTTTTGAAGGCTATCCTTGATCGTGGAGCGAGTGAAGAGCAGTTGGCCAAGGTGATTGGCGAGAATATTCTTAGAGTCTGGGCAGGCGTCGAGAAAGTGAGAGATCTGATGAAAACCGAGGGAGTGCTCCCGGTGGAGGATGTGTTTAAGGatcggaggtggtggagATATGATGGGTATTATCAGATGGAAGATCCTGATCCTGAGGATAAGCTTGGGCTTGACTGGTATGGGGTACCCCCACCAGATGAGGGTCTATACCGTAAGGAATAG
- a CDS encoding hypothetical protein (EggNog:ENOG41~antiSMASH:Cluster_1.4) → MVASPIITVSGHALLNKFAIGLAGEAGTWVFKRILHSASGGSDTDKIRRDISGAVTKMKELKRTIDTLSRELPEALLQLRSDNLRESLTKIETMYDTITDLMETAVTLPEDMSDVERDKRLNSIQTRLEDRLRMFSNDIPGILDRINDFLAEDGPRSFLRQAVQKAFDNSDEFISYYEKSKTSMLSYWVVVAKGISLLQMAYDAPNVDFSEGMLTIRRQKDKLDRQDQIFKAVVGENTVRLVECALSSPSSTHVTLLSDEGFAIGHKLPSNGDISSLSIWPGQLIPIHRKSNDPVGDKIASRWDMQLGCGDGADLRHAVNFAHFSSGRWLQNTNMGLHLQLMNFLPGLEEVGDRGLTALDRI, encoded by the exons ATGGTAGCATCACCTATTATCACTGTTTCAGGCCACGCGCTCCTCAATAAGTTCGCTATCGGCCTAGCAGGTGAAGCTGGGACATGGGTCTTCAAACGGATTCTGCACTCAGCCTCGGGCGGTAGTGATACCGACAAAATTCGACGAGACATCTCCGGGGCCGTCACAAAAATGAAGGAACTGAAGCGGACTATAGACACTCTATCACGAGAGCTTCCTGAGGCTCTCCTCCAACTACGAAGTGACAACCTGAGAGAGTCTCTTACCAAGATAGAGACTATGTACGACACGATTACCGACCTGATGGAAACGGCTGTCACTCTCCCTGAGGATATGTCGGATGTGGAGCGAGATAAAAGGCTCAATTCTATTCAGACTCGCTTAGAAGATCGCCTTAGGATGTTTTCTAACGACATACCCGGTATTCTTGATCGCATCAACGATTTCCTTGCAGAGGACGGACCAAGGTCTTTTCTCCGTCAGGCCGTCCAGAAAGCCTTCGACAACTCTGATGAATTCATTAGTTATTACGAAAAGAGCAAAACCTCG ATGCTGAGCTACTGGGTTGTAGTTGCCAAGGGCATTTCTCTTTTGCAAATGGCTTACGATGCTCCAAACGTGGATTTTTCCGAGGGCATGCTCACAATCCGACGCCAGAAGGACAAGCTCGATAGGCAAGATCAGATTTTCAAAGCAGTTGTTGGAGAAAATACTGTCCGACTGGTCGAATGTGCTCTCTCGAGCCCTTCGTCTACCCATGTCACGCTCCTATCTGATGAGGGTTTCGCGATCGGTCACAAATTGCCAAGTAACGGTGATATTTCCTCGCTGTCCATATGGCCAGGGCAACTTATACCTATCCATCGAAAATCAAACGATCCAGTTGGAGACAAGATCGCATCGAGGTGGGATATGCAATTGGGGTGTGGAGACGGGGCTGACCTCAGACATGCCGTTAATTTCGCACACTTCAGCTCTGGACGGT GGCTCCAGAATACCAACATGGgtctccatctccaattAATGAACTTCTTACCTGGACTCGAAGAAGTTGGCGACCGCGGTTTGACTGCTCTGGATCGCATTTAG